The genomic DNA gataagagtgtctgctaaatgactaaaatgtcaatagaAGATTAGCCTTAGTGCAGCAGCTGTGGCAGACAGATTCTGCTAGTGAGCTAAACTGAGTGCACACAGCTGATTTACCCCTTCACTGCCGGCCTGGAAATTGAAATGAATGTAACTTTTTACCAGTTTATGCAAATAATTGCACCATGAAAGAAAGAAGGCTATGTTTCAGTTATGGTGATGCACGACCACATGTAGCCTAACTAATCTAACTTTACTGAGAGTATGATGGAAAGTGTTCAGATGTAACCCAACATCCTTATATGCtttgtcctctctctatctctctcttttctttcttgaACCAGTTCTGGAACAATTTATACACACATTTATACACTCATGCATGTTTTTAGAGAGAAACTGGGTACGATGCATGGCTGATCTTACAGTGCAATGGTAATGTTGTTAGTCTTTGCACTGGCCCCCATATATATCTCTACAGAAATTCTTAAACTTGAGTGATGTCTTTGGTGGAGAGAATGTGTTTTATAATGAATCTTAGACAATAATACATAAGTTGCCAAAAAGTGTTTATTTTGATGGACTGTGAAAACCCAAGGGATCATCATCTATTAATTTACTGTGTCAGAGCAGATATTATATTTTCTTCCATTGAAATATTTGAGGCTGTGAGTAAGTTCAGTTGGTGTTCAAGGTACAAAGTGTTCAGATAGAATGTGCGCTGCAGTCTTCTCCCCCCTGCTTTCCAACCTCCTTTAATTACAGACCTTTAGTGCCCTCTGTGGGATATCATGTGTTGTTACATGGGGATCAACATTTATTTTTGAGGGTTGCAAAGAAAAACATGAATAATGTTATAATAAAATCATGCTGAGGAAGCTTTCTTCAaaagacagaggatgagacatGATGTGTCATACAGTGTCATGCTTCAGAACAAAATAAAAACTATACAGTCACTGCCTCGCAGTCTAACCAACGGTACTTTAAACGAAGCACAGTTTGAAGGCTAAACAAATTTAGTTTCACAAATGTAAGGCAGCACTACATCTATTCCAGATAAAGGGGTACTAATTATTTGTATAAAATAATTTATATAAGTACTGTGTTATGTGGCACTATCCAGGTCTTTCTTGCAAAAGTGGGTTATTTTGGCAAGAGAGACCTGGTTACCACATAACCCTGCTTCCCATACATTATGTGCAAGTTGAGACAGGGCCTCTTGACTCAAGCGAAGAAAACTTTGGCCAAATATTACAACAAACAAGCCTACTGGCCAGAAAATGTTGTTCAGCGTTCTCGCATTTCATAAACACTGTGTTTGGATAGATCCTGACGGAACTAATTTCCAATACTGTAGTACAAATAGTTCCACCTGAGAATTTGTCAATGTTGCTATACTTTGAAAATGTGAAGAATTATGGAACTAAGGTGTGAGTCAGATGTGCCTCCCTTCGGATTAATACAAATTTGAATTAGTCCGGTCAGCACTTACTTTTTCTCCTTGGTCAACAAATCAACAAATCCAATGAAGAAATGAACATTCTATTAAATCTATCATAGCTCACATGAAACCAACTCCACACACCACAGATAATTTTCAACTGCAATAAAACTTTATAGAAACAGAATTCTTTGGCACATGCTGAGGATAAGTTAACATTGGCCTAACTAGAATATCAAGTGGATTAATATTCATCTCTAGTAGATCCTGAAGGGCATATTCTATCATCACACCAGCATACTAGATATTCTGGATACTCCCAAGGGGTTGAAGCAGACCATCTTCAGGAAGAGAACACTCTTAGAGAAGCTACCCACCCCAGGGATGAAAGTACTTTGACAGCTTGTGGCCTCTGTTGGGTCTCATAGGAAAAGTATGTTCCAACAGTACTTTCAACAGTAACTGCTGCTCATGCACAACAGCAATCGGTGGGCGCTGGATCATTTCTGTCACCTGCCCTTTGTGGTTTGGGGTTGACAGGCAGTGGAGGTACTAGGATGGCAGGCAGGGCAGACGCTGGGATGATGCCAAGCTGGCTGACCCTCTCTAGTCCATGAGAGGCCATGAGGTCTCAATTAtaagttcctgtgtgtgtgtgtgtgtgtgtgtgtgtgtgtgtgttacccccTACAGCTGGCTTCGCCCCATCTCTCCAGAAAGAGAAGACCCACGGGAAAGCAGGGGGCTAGTGGGGGGGGTGAAGAGGGGGGAGTTGGGTGTGCTTTCTCTCGTAGAGGGGCGCGGAAGCATAATCCTGTGAGAGTGGATAGGGCCACGTGTCTTCAACACAAAGCGGGAAAATGGCTTGCCCATGGTGATTATGTCATGGCTGAAGTCAATCTTGACTGTGGTCTCCAAGGACTTCCAGTACTTGAGcatctcttcatcctcctcctcttcatccacctCCAGGATCGAgggcagggatggagagacacacACTGGGAGGAAAGGCCCAGACTGAAAGTTAACATCCCAGTGAATGGGCTTTACTTTCTTCCTGCGCCCTCGTTTGCTATTCTCCCATTCCCGCTCGGCCTTGGCACGGGAGGCGGGCATGTGCCACCGCTTGATAGGAGGCTGTTCTGCCAGTGGGACCAAGGGGGTCAAGAGGATTTCAAAGGGGCACTTCTCGCCCGCCTGCACGGCTCTCCTATTGGTCAGTAAAGTGGAGTGGTCGGTGCGACCTGTGTGGTTGGACTTAGGTCTGGGCAGGGGGTGACAGCCATCATATCCGCCTACGTTAGCTGGGTGGCAGACTGAAGGTGGACCACACAGGAATATCCTCTCAGTGCTACTGAAGGACAGGGGCTCAGAGGGTAATATGATTTGTCTGTCGTCCAGTAGCTCTGGCAGCTGCTGGTCCTGCATAGCAGACCGGATCTGTAAGAGCTGGATCCTCTCCGACACACGCCTCGATGGTCTGGCGTTGGCAGGCCGGGCTGGCACTGGGGAGGCAGGTGGGGCAGGCATAGGGAAAACAGGTAGACCAGGCACTCGGCTGGAAGGAACCGGAGAGGCAGATGGGGCAGGCACCAGAAGGTCAGGCACAGGGCTGACAGTTGGGGTAGGCAATGGGATGCCCATCTGGGCAGGTGGGGCTGACACTGCAATGGCTGGCAGCTTAGGGAAAGACTTGGTGATCTCCCTCCTACCCATGGAGTCTATAACCTCTAAGGTCCGGTTAGGGAACCTCAGAGTGCTGCCATCAGTATGTCTTGTGATCCTAGCTATCCCTGTCTTGGGTCGAGCCAGGATTCTGCATGCCTGGACCTCCGGCTGGAGGACATCCAAAGGATAACATGACGGCTGCCATCGGCTGCCATTGGACAGAGGCCGTCTGGCCTGAGCAGGAGGAGAGCGGGGCCTTTGGTCCTGGATGTTAGACCTCTGGGGAGGATTGGCCTGGATCCTGACCTCAGACTGGCTGCATGGAGTCCCAGATAAAGGAGCTACTGCCTTGGCTGCAGTGGAGCATACCTTGGGCCTCCTAGGGATGCCTCCTGGTGTCTGTGGTCTGCTGGGTTTAACCTCTGGCTCCTGCTTGTGGCTGGAGGTAAATGTGCTCCCACTGGTTTTGGTTTTGACTGGACCCAGACGCTTGCTACCCATTTGTCCCTCCAGCTGCAGATGAGGCATGCGAGGCACCTTAGGGGTGTTTTTTCTCCTTTGGACAGTGAGAGAGGTCACTGTGAGCAGTGGGGGCCTGATGGGTGGAGTGGCCATTGGAGGCCTTCCCAAGTCAGCCCTCTCTTCAGTCACATCCATGTTGTGGAAGTGGGATCGGCTATTCCTTCTCCCTGGTGGCATTGGCTGTAGGACAATATTACTGGCACGCCGGACACTGAGGATGTCTGTCAGGCTGTTCTCAGAACTGTTCTGACTGGTCTCTGGTGTCCTAGCCAATGGAGAGCTGGACTTCCGTCTGTCTTTCATGGCTGTGAGAGTCACAGTGGAGgagcaaacaacaacaaaaagcatGTTTGAGAATAAGAATATAGAATAGATTGCAGATATTTCAATAGAATTTGATCAAAGTTGTTATTATAAACTAGTGTTTTTCCACTTTCAAAGGACCAAAATGttcataaattcataaaaatgacAGATTCACAAactaaggcctaccttcaatttGTACATCCAGATAATTTGCACACGTAGGATTTGACTATACAGTCTCAACAATATATTCTTGAAAACAGAAAGACAAGATCTGTTTTATTTTTCCTCGTTTTGTACATATTTTTTTGTCACAAAATCACAAAACATAATAGAGAAGTTTTTCTTACAATTATTGATAAAATAAAGTTCTCATAACATAAAAGTAATGTATATGAGATTATTTCGTTAATTATATGGCCTACCTCAGTTCAGGAAGAGTGTAATGACTTGTCTATAGAACGTCTTGTTTTAACAAAAGAATGCATCATTATGACATTATGTACATTATGACATAGCAGCCTTCCACCTCATCAAAGTTAGTCAAAAC from Coregonus clupeaformis isolate EN_2021a chromosome 11, ASM2061545v1, whole genome shotgun sequence includes the following:
- the LOC121577163 gene encoding proline-rich protein 36 encodes the protein MKDRRKSSSPLARTPETSQNSSENSLTDILSVRRASNIVLQPMPPGRRNSRSHFHNMDVTEERADLGRPPMATPPIRPPLLTVTSLTVQRRKNTPKVPRMPHLQLEGQMGSKRLGPVKTKTSGSTFTSSHKQEPEVKPSRPQTPGGIPRRPKVCSTAAKAVAPLSGTPCSQSEVRIQANPPQRSNIQDQRPRSPPAQARRPLSNGSRWQPSCYPLDVLQPEVQACRILARPKTGIARITRHTDGSTLRFPNRTLEVIDSMGRREITKSFPKLPAIAVSAPPAQMGIPLPTPTVSPVPDLLVPAPSASPVPSSRVPGLPVFPMPAPPASPVPARPANARPSRRVSERIQLLQIRSAMQDQQLPELLDDRQIILPSEPLSFSSTERIFLCGPPSVCHPANVGGYDGCHPLPRPKSNHTGRTDHSTLLTNRRAVQAGEKCPFEILLTPLVPLAEQPPIKRWHMPASRAKAEREWENSKRGRRKKVKPIHWDVNFQSGPFLPVCVSPSLPSILEVDEEEEDEEMLKYWKSLETTVKIDFSHDIITMGKPFSRFVLKTRGPIHSHRIMLPRPSTRESTPNSPLFTPPTSPLLSRGSSLSGEMGRSQL